One Micromonospora sp. WMMD812 genomic window carries:
- a CDS encoding zinc ribbon domain-containing protein yields MPRYEFRCRACGDTFEVNRPMAQAGEPAACPQGHADTVKLLSTVAVTGRGGAGAAGGASAPAGGGCCGGACGC; encoded by the coding sequence ATGCCCCGGTACGAGTTCCGCTGCCGCGCCTGCGGCGACACCTTCGAGGTCAACCGCCCGATGGCGCAGGCCGGCGAGCCGGCCGCGTGTCCGCAGGGTCACGCCGACACGGTCAAGTTGCTGTCCACCGTCGCGGTCACCGGTCGGGGCGGGGCCGGTGCCGCCGGCGGGGCCTCGGCGCCCGCCGGGGGCGGCTGTTGCGGCGGTGCCTGCGGCTGCTGA
- a CDS encoding phospholipase: MPRRLATLFASGALALLVALGLASPAAAAVSREQKLAVLSSWTQTSATSYNSWNSGRLNKGAWSEYAFDWSTDYCSSSPDNPLGFSFELSCYRHDFGYRNHKAMGVFSANKSRLDSAFYEDLKRVCATYNSVVRPACYSLAWTYYQAVSIFGSVAAVDPADIERAAKMKADAERRAGLRA; encoded by the coding sequence GTGCCCAGACGCCTCGCCACCCTGTTCGCCTCGGGCGCGCTCGCGCTGCTCGTCGCCCTCGGACTCGCCTCCCCCGCCGCTGCCGCCGTCAGCCGCGAGCAGAAGCTCGCCGTGCTGTCCAGCTGGACCCAGACCAGCGCCACCAGCTACAACTCCTGGAACTCGGGCCGGCTCAACAAGGGCGCCTGGTCCGAGTACGCGTTCGACTGGTCGACCGACTACTGCTCGTCGAGCCCGGACAACCCGCTCGGGTTCAGCTTCGAACTCTCCTGCTACCGGCACGACTTCGGCTACCGCAACCACAAGGCGATGGGCGTGTTCTCCGCCAACAAGTCCCGCCTCGACAGCGCCTTCTACGAGGACCTCAAGCGGGTCTGCGCCACCTACAACTCCGTCGTCCGGCCGGCCTGTTACAGCCTGGCCTGGACCTACTACCAGGCAGTCAGCATCTTCGGCTCGGTCGCCGCGGTCGACCCGGCCGACATCGAGCGCGCCGCGAAGATGAAGGCCGACGCCGAGCGACGCGCCGGCCTGCGCGCCTGA
- a CDS encoding family 10 glycosylhydrolase, translating into MKASRLAAAGLAAALLGALLAAPATAAPSPADTPTTATCATDPATPKRQFRALWIASVTNIDWPSKASQTAPDQVAQQKAEYLAWLDLAERLNHNAVVVQVRPTADAFWPSSHEPWSEYLTGVRGKDPGWDPLAFLVAESHRRNLEFHAWFNPYRISMPAPGGAGADLNQLAPGHPARQHPDWTFAYPPAGVAGSRLYYNPGIPEVREFVQTAMMDAVRRYDIDAVHFDDYFYPYPSGTHQVPDDATFAAYNRGFTDKADWRRDNINLLIQEMNSKIKAVKPWVKFGVSPFGIWRNASADPLGSDTTGSQSYDIISADTRKWVKEEWVDYIVPQLYWYIGQYPAADYARLVPWWAETVRGTRVQLYIGQADYKSGDPAYGTFWMNPRELSDHLTLNRSYPEVQGNVHFSAVQVRANRLGATDIYAAEHYSRPALVPTMSHLPAKPLLFPVVTRAARQADGVKLSWRQPADGVGPFGTATSYAIYRFDGIHLAGRCDFADAAHLVDTVRTTAGGVQSWVDTTAEPGQRYTYYVTSLDRVANESPASPPAFVR; encoded by the coding sequence ATGAAGGCATCTCGGCTCGCAGCCGCCGGACTGGCCGCGGCACTGCTCGGCGCGCTCCTCGCCGCCCCCGCAACCGCCGCGCCCAGCCCGGCGGACACCCCCACCACCGCTACCTGCGCCACCGACCCCGCCACCCCGAAGCGCCAGTTCCGGGCACTGTGGATCGCATCGGTGACGAACATCGACTGGCCCAGCAAGGCGTCGCAGACCGCCCCCGACCAGGTCGCCCAGCAGAAGGCCGAGTACCTCGCCTGGCTCGACCTCGCCGAGCGGCTGAACCACAACGCCGTGGTCGTCCAGGTCCGCCCGACGGCCGACGCGTTCTGGCCCTCGTCCCACGAGCCCTGGTCCGAGTACCTGACCGGGGTCCGCGGCAAGGACCCGGGCTGGGACCCGCTGGCGTTCCTGGTCGCGGAGTCACACAGGCGCAACCTGGAGTTCCACGCCTGGTTCAACCCGTACCGGATCTCCATGCCGGCCCCGGGCGGCGCCGGCGCCGACCTCAACCAGCTCGCCCCCGGCCACCCGGCCCGGCAGCACCCGGACTGGACCTTCGCCTACCCGCCGGCCGGGGTGGCCGGCAGCCGGCTCTACTACAACCCCGGCATCCCCGAGGTCCGCGAGTTCGTGCAGACCGCGATGATGGACGCGGTCCGGCGGTACGACATCGACGCCGTGCACTTCGACGACTACTTCTACCCGTACCCGAGCGGCACCCACCAGGTGCCGGACGACGCCACCTTCGCAGCGTACAACCGAGGCTTCACGGACAAGGCCGACTGGCGGCGGGACAACATCAACCTGCTGATCCAGGAGATGAACTCCAAGATCAAGGCGGTCAAGCCGTGGGTGAAGTTCGGCGTCAGCCCGTTCGGCATCTGGCGGAACGCCAGCGCCGACCCGCTGGGCTCGGACACCACCGGCAGCCAGTCGTACGACATCATCTCCGCCGACACCCGCAAGTGGGTCAAGGAGGAGTGGGTCGACTACATCGTCCCGCAGCTCTACTGGTACATCGGCCAGTACCCGGCCGCCGACTACGCGCGGCTCGTCCCGTGGTGGGCGGAGACCGTACGCGGCACCCGGGTGCAGCTCTACATCGGACAGGCCGACTACAAGAGCGGCGACCCGGCGTACGGCACGTTCTGGATGAACCCGCGCGAGCTGTCGGACCACCTGACCCTGAACCGGTCGTACCCGGAGGTCCAGGGCAACGTGCACTTCTCGGCCGTCCAAGTGCGGGCGAACCGGCTCGGCGCCACCGACATCTACGCGGCCGAGCACTACTCGCGCCCCGCGCTGGTACCGACCATGTCCCACCTGCCGGCGAAGCCACTGCTCTTCCCGGTGGTCACCCGGGCCGCCCGACAGGCGGACGGGGTCAAACTCAGCTGGCGCCAGCCGGCCGACGGGGTGGGCCCGTTCGGCACCGCCACGTCGTACGCGATCTACCGGTTCGACGGCATCCACCTGGCTGGCCGGTGCGACTTCGCGGACGCCGCCCACCTGGTGGACACCGTGCGCACCACCGCCGGCGGCGTCCAGTCCTGGGTGGACACCACGGCCGAGCCCGGCCAGCGGTACACCTACTACGTGACCTCGCTCGACCGGGTCGCCAATGAGAGCCCGGCGAGCCCGCCGGCCTTCGTCCGGTGA
- a CDS encoding amino acid permease, giving the protein MSVLRTKPISDVLAQGEADGVDGRPGLKRRLGGLDLTGFGIGIVIGTGIFTLTGIEARDSAGPGVVISFAIAGVVALLAALCYAELASSVPTAGSAYTYAYATMGEIVAWIIGWDLLLEFALGAAVVARGWSGYLAELLDLPTTWFGEEGSLVNLGAIAIVLVLGVIGIVGIRESARVTNVLVLVKVAICVFVVVAGLFFVKAANLTPFIPPAEPAPDGEGGLRQPVTQAIFGLEPSVFGFVGVLSAAAVVFFAYTGFEAVANLGEETRNPHRDLPLGLLGTLLISTVLYVGVSLVVVGMVRYTDIDAGAPIASAFESVGAGWAAILVSIAAIAGLTSVILVDLVAMGRIGFAIARDGLIPPSIARVHPRWGTPYRISAIMTVGVALLAGLLPLSALADLVSIGALCAFVLVSVAVPILRRTRPELERPFRVPFSPVLPIVSALACLYLMLNLSVETWLRFGAWMLLGAVIYFGYGYRKNRLARAAAPTPRQPTPTS; this is encoded by the coding sequence TTGTCCGTGCTGCGCACAAAACCGATCAGTGACGTCCTCGCCCAGGGTGAGGCGGACGGCGTCGACGGCCGTCCCGGCCTGAAGCGTCGGCTCGGCGGGCTCGACCTCACCGGATTCGGCATCGGCATCGTGATCGGCACCGGAATCTTCACGCTGACCGGCATCGAGGCCCGGGACAGCGCCGGGCCGGGCGTGGTGATCTCGTTCGCCATCGCCGGCGTGGTCGCCCTGCTCGCCGCGCTCTGCTACGCCGAGCTGGCGTCCAGCGTGCCGACCGCCGGGAGCGCCTACACCTACGCGTACGCCACGATGGGCGAGATCGTCGCCTGGATCATCGGCTGGGACCTGCTGCTGGAGTTCGCGCTCGGCGCGGCGGTGGTGGCCCGCGGCTGGTCCGGCTACCTGGCCGAACTGCTCGACCTGCCCACCACGTGGTTCGGGGAGGAGGGCAGCCTGGTCAACCTCGGCGCGATCGCCATCGTCCTGGTCCTCGGCGTGATCGGCATCGTCGGCATCCGCGAGTCGGCCCGGGTGACCAACGTGTTGGTGCTGGTCAAGGTGGCGATCTGCGTCTTCGTGGTGGTCGCCGGGCTGTTCTTCGTCAAGGCCGCGAACCTCACCCCGTTCATCCCGCCGGCCGAACCGGCGCCGGACGGCGAAGGTGGCCTCCGGCAGCCGGTCACCCAGGCCATCTTCGGCCTGGAACCCTCGGTGTTCGGATTCGTCGGGGTGCTCAGCGCGGCCGCGGTGGTCTTCTTCGCGTACACCGGGTTCGAGGCCGTGGCCAACCTCGGCGAGGAGACCCGCAACCCGCACCGCGACCTGCCCCTGGGGCTGCTCGGCACGCTGCTGATCTCGACGGTGCTCTACGTCGGCGTCTCGCTCGTCGTGGTCGGGATGGTGCGGTACACCGACATCGACGCGGGCGCCCCGATCGCCTCGGCCTTCGAGTCGGTCGGCGCCGGGTGGGCGGCGATCCTCGTCTCGATCGCCGCGATCGCAGGCCTGACCAGCGTCATCCTGGTCGACCTGGTGGCCATGGGCCGGATCGGCTTCGCCATCGCCCGGGACGGGCTGATCCCGCCGTCGATCGCCCGGGTGCACCCGCGCTGGGGAACCCCGTACCGGATCTCGGCGATCATGACGGTCGGGGTCGCGCTGCTCGCCGGCCTGCTACCGCTGTCCGCGCTGGCCGACCTGGTCAGCATCGGCGCGCTCTGCGCGTTCGTGCTGGTCTCGGTCGCGGTGCCGATCCTGCGCCGGACCCGACCCGAGCTGGAACGGCCGTTCCGGGTGCCGTTCTCGCCGGTGCTGCCGATCGTCTCCGCGCTGGCCTGCCTCTACCTGATGCTCAACCTCTCGGTGGAGACCTGGCTGCGCTTCGGCGCCTGGATGCTGCTCGGCGCGGTGATCTACTTCGGCTACGGCTACCGGAAGAACCGCCTGGCCCGCGCCGCCGCCCCGACCCCCCGCCAACCCACCCCCACCAGCTGA
- a CDS encoding glycoside hydrolase family 43 protein has translation MFTNPVIRTDAPDPQAIQVAGTWYLFHTNAGGRNVPVHTSPDLIEWTAAGDALPALPAWADAGKTWAPEAIQLAPDRFVLYYTVAGRESGRQCVGRAVASAPQGPYRDDSAGPLICQAELGGAIDASPYRDTDGRLWLLWKNDGNAIGVDTWIWSQRLSEDGLDLVGEPTKLLKQTEPWEGTLIEGPFFHRQDGRLYLFFAANAYDKAEYAEGYAVCESPTGPCVKAPENPILRSNEAASGPGHASMVVKSGRTWLLYHAWPPGQEGSVDPGRQAWLDEVVWTDGKPTVKGPTAKPQPRP, from the coding sequence ATGTTCACCAACCCCGTCATCCGGACCGACGCCCCCGACCCGCAGGCGATCCAGGTCGCCGGCACCTGGTATCTGTTCCACACGAACGCCGGCGGCCGCAACGTGCCGGTGCACACCTCCCCCGACCTGATCGAGTGGACGGCGGCCGGCGACGCGCTGCCGGCGCTGCCGGCGTGGGCGGACGCCGGGAAGACCTGGGCCCCGGAGGCGATCCAGCTCGCGCCGGACCGGTTCGTGCTCTACTACACCGTCGCCGGCCGGGAATCGGGGCGGCAGTGCGTCGGTCGGGCGGTGGCGAGCGCGCCGCAGGGGCCGTACCGGGACGACTCGGCCGGGCCGCTGATCTGTCAGGCGGAGCTGGGCGGGGCGATCGACGCCAGCCCGTACCGGGACACCGACGGCAGACTGTGGCTGCTGTGGAAGAACGACGGCAACGCGATCGGCGTGGACACCTGGATCTGGTCGCAGCGCCTCTCCGAGGACGGCCTCGACCTGGTCGGCGAGCCCACGAAGCTGCTCAAGCAGACCGAGCCGTGGGAGGGCACCCTGATCGAGGGACCGTTCTTCCACCGTCAGGACGGCAGGCTCTATCTCTTCTTCGCGGCGAACGCGTACGACAAGGCCGAGTACGCCGAGGGGTACGCGGTCTGCGAGTCGCCGACCGGGCCGTGCGTGAAGGCTCCGGAGAACCCGATCCTGCGGAGCAACGAGGCGGCGTCCGGGCCGGGCCACGCCTCGATGGTGGTGAAGAGCGGCCGGACCTGGCTGCTCTACCACGCCTGGCCGCCCGGCCAGGAGGGCAGCGTCGACCCGGGCCGGCAGGCCTGGCTCGACGAGGTCGTCTGGACGGACGGCAAACCCACGGTCAAGGGACCAACGGCAAAGCCCCAACCCCGCCCCTAA
- a CDS encoding carbohydrate ABC transporter permease, whose amino-acid sequence MTTPTRTARGPAGTLRRIPLYASLVLLALIFLTPLVWMVITSLKTYDGAQRIPPTWLPDPLSGYGYEQILTNSANPVLRWFLNSMLAATLHSLLVLATASMAAYALARMRFRGRGVTFALIVGTLFIPPTSLIIPNFLIVDSLNWIDTLTVVVVPGAASAFGVFFLRQFFLSLPKELEEAAVLDGANQWQIFYRVVLPLSRPALATLAVLSFLTNWNDFLWPIFVLFSPEKLTLPPGLGLLQGAYVTDYPVIMAGAVLASVPVLILFVLAQRHIIQGVSRSGLKG is encoded by the coding sequence ATGACGACGCCCACGCGCACCGCGCGCGGCCCGGCGGGCACGCTGCGCCGGATCCCGCTCTACGCCTCCCTGGTGCTCCTCGCCCTGATCTTCCTGACCCCGCTGGTGTGGATGGTCATCACCTCGCTGAAGACCTACGACGGCGCCCAGCGGATCCCGCCGACCTGGCTGCCCGATCCGCTCTCCGGATACGGCTACGAGCAGATCCTGACCAACTCGGCGAACCCCGTGCTGCGCTGGTTCCTCAACAGCATGCTCGCGGCCACGCTGCACTCGCTGCTGGTGCTGGCGACCGCCTCGATGGCCGCGTACGCCCTGGCCCGGATGCGGTTCCGCGGCCGTGGGGTGACGTTCGCGCTGATCGTCGGGACGCTCTTCATCCCGCCGACCTCGCTGATCATCCCGAACTTCCTGATCGTCGACTCGCTGAACTGGATCGACACCCTCACCGTGGTGGTGGTGCCGGGGGCGGCGAGCGCGTTCGGGGTGTTCTTCCTGCGGCAGTTCTTCCTCTCCCTGCCCAAGGAGCTGGAGGAGGCCGCGGTGCTGGACGGCGCCAACCAGTGGCAGATCTTCTACCGGGTGGTGCTGCCGCTCTCCCGGCCGGCGCTGGCCACTCTGGCGGTGCTGTCGTTCCTGACCAACTGGAACGACTTCCTCTGGCCGATCTTCGTGCTGTTCAGCCCGGAGAAGCTGACCCTGCCGCCCGGCCTGGGCCTGCTGCAGGGCGCCTACGTGACGGACTACCCGGTGATCATGGCGGGGGCGGTGCTGGCCAGCGTGCCGGTGCTCATCCTCTTCGTGCTCGCCCAGCGGCACATCATCCAGGGCGTCTCGCGCAGCGGCCTGAAGGGATGA
- a CDS encoding sugar ABC transporter permease — MADVIEVGAARGDAPPPAARAARRRASANRTGRATPYLFLAPYLVLFGVFGLLPIVLGLWLSVHQWDFGLPNRPFVGLDNYKELFSSDSAIYGDWWQSVRATAIFTVLSVPLLVVVPLGLALLLNRSFPGRTFFRAVYFAPYVLGVAVIGLLWRFLLDANLGLVNRLLSVVGLPADTPWVTDVPWAWISLVGVTVWWTSGFNAVIYLAGLQDISPELYEAAKVDGANAWERFRNVTLPGLRPVLLFVITTTVLASANVFGQSFLITQGAPGTETRTVVWFIVEEGLRDNDAGRSAAMSIVFALMLAVVSLANFRLFRYRED, encoded by the coding sequence GTGGCGGACGTGATCGAGGTCGGGGCGGCGCGCGGTGACGCGCCGCCCCCGGCGGCCCGCGCCGCCCGCCGGCGCGCCTCGGCGAACCGGACCGGTCGGGCGACGCCGTATCTGTTCCTCGCCCCCTACCTGGTCCTGTTCGGGGTGTTCGGCCTGCTGCCGATCGTGCTCGGCCTCTGGCTCAGCGTGCACCAGTGGGACTTCGGGCTGCCGAACCGTCCCTTCGTCGGGCTGGACAACTACAAGGAACTCTTCTCCAGCGACTCGGCGATCTACGGTGACTGGTGGCAGAGCGTCCGGGCCACGGCGATCTTCACGGTCCTCTCGGTGCCGCTGCTGGTGGTGGTCCCGCTGGGGCTGGCGTTGCTGCTGAACCGCTCCTTCCCCGGCCGGACCTTCTTCCGGGCGGTCTACTTCGCGCCGTACGTGCTGGGCGTGGCGGTGATCGGCCTGCTCTGGCGGTTCCTGCTCGACGCGAACCTGGGCCTGGTCAATCGCCTGCTCTCCGTGGTGGGCCTGCCGGCGGACACGCCGTGGGTGACCGACGTGCCGTGGGCCTGGATCTCGCTGGTCGGGGTGACCGTCTGGTGGACCTCCGGCTTCAACGCGGTGATCTACCTGGCCGGTCTGCAGGACATCTCGCCGGAGCTGTACGAGGCGGCGAAGGTGGACGGCGCGAACGCCTGGGAGAGGTTCCGGAACGTGACGCTCCCCGGGCTGCGTCCGGTGCTGCTGTTCGTGATCACCACGACCGTGCTCGCGTCGGCGAACGTGTTCGGCCAGTCGTTCCTGATCACCCAGGGCGCGCCCGGCACCGAGACCCGCACGGTCGTGTGGTTCATCGTCGAGGAGGGGCTGCGGGACAACGACGCCGGGCGCTCGGCCGCGATGAGCATCGTCTTCGCGCTGATGCTGGCCGTGGTGAGCCTCGCCAACTTCCGCCTCTTCCGCTACCGGGAAGACTGA
- a CDS encoding ABC transporter substrate-binding protein: protein MIHNEMSRRRLLGLGLGLGAAASLTLAGCGGGSDSSGPAAGNGGKDYTGPKVDLKLWNGFTGGDGEIFKTLVNQFNTEHQNIAVAVATYQWDDYYNKLPGAASSGNGPDIAVMHMDQLATFAARGVITELDDVAKTLELTEGDFAPTVWQGGLYNNKRYGIPLDMHPLGFYYNKSVMQKAGLDPNKPPTTRDDFTAALTELKKSGVQGFWVSPFQFTGGMSFYSLVYQFGGSLFDAEVNKATFNADPAVEACTWLVDMIKQGHSPSNVGQDAEYLALKSGKNAFTFNGIWQINDLKKSPDVQWGVAPLPQIGSKPAAWANSHNFTIVKQRANNANKVSASKVFINWLSQHSLDWAKGGQVPARKSVRESADFTALTEVSALAPELDYAAFPPATPGLGEVLTTFYNSFNEAVLGKKSPKQALDDGVAKANKQLEDNRKKYGS, encoded by the coding sequence ATGATCCACAACGAAATGAGCCGGCGGCGGCTCCTCGGCCTCGGCCTCGGGCTCGGCGCCGCGGCCTCGCTGACCCTGGCCGGCTGTGGCGGTGGCAGCGACTCTTCCGGCCCGGCGGCCGGCAACGGTGGCAAGGACTACACCGGCCCGAAGGTGGACCTGAAGCTGTGGAACGGGTTCACCGGCGGTGACGGCGAGATCTTCAAGACGCTGGTGAACCAGTTCAACACCGAGCACCAGAACATCGCGGTGGCGGTCGCCACGTACCAGTGGGACGACTACTACAACAAGCTCCCCGGCGCGGCCTCCAGCGGCAACGGGCCGGACATCGCGGTCATGCACATGGACCAGCTCGCCACCTTCGCCGCCCGTGGCGTGATCACCGAGCTGGACGACGTGGCCAAGACGCTGGAGCTGACCGAGGGCGACTTCGCCCCGACGGTCTGGCAGGGCGGGCTCTACAACAACAAGCGGTACGGCATCCCGCTGGACATGCACCCGCTGGGCTTCTACTACAACAAGTCGGTCATGCAGAAGGCCGGGCTCGACCCGAACAAGCCGCCGACCACCCGGGACGACTTCACCGCCGCCCTCACCGAGCTGAAGAAGTCCGGTGTCCAGGGCTTCTGGGTCAGCCCGTTCCAGTTCACCGGCGGCATGTCCTTCTACTCGCTGGTCTACCAGTTCGGCGGCAGCCTCTTCGACGCCGAGGTCAACAAGGCCACCTTCAACGCCGACCCGGCGGTCGAGGCGTGCACCTGGCTGGTCGACATGATCAAGCAGGGTCACTCGCCGTCCAACGTCGGCCAGGACGCCGAGTACCTGGCGCTCAAGAGCGGCAAGAACGCCTTCACCTTCAACGGCATCTGGCAGATCAACGACCTGAAGAAGAGCCCGGACGTCCAGTGGGGCGTCGCGCCCCTGCCGCAGATCGGCAGCAAGCCGGCCGCCTGGGCGAACTCGCACAACTTCACGATCGTCAAGCAGCGGGCCAACAACGCCAACAAGGTCTCCGCGTCGAAGGTGTTCATCAACTGGCTCAGCCAGCACTCCCTCGACTGGGCCAAGGGCGGCCAGGTGCCGGCGCGCAAGAGCGTCCGGGAGAGCGCCGACTTCACGGCGCTGACCGAGGTCAGCGCGCTCGCCCCCGAGCTGGACTACGCGGCGTTCCCGCCGGCCACCCCGGGTCTCGGCGAGGTGCTCACCACCTTCTACAACTCCTTCAACGAGGCGGTGCTGGGCAAGAAGTCGCCCAAGCAGGCCCTCGACGACGGGGTGGCCAAGGCCAACAAGCAGCTCGAGGACAACCGCAAGAAGTACGGGAGCTGA
- a CDS encoding alpha-N-arabinofuranosidase, which produces MRTAQLTIDPAFAIGPADRRLFGSFVEHMGRCVYGGIYEPGHPEADALGLRRDVLELTRELGVSVVRYPGGNFVSGYRWEDGVGPVGDRPRRLDLAWKTIETNAFGLHEFMTWAAEADVEPMMAVNLGTRGVQEALDLLEYANHPGGTHLSDLRRKNGAEDPFGVRLWCLGNELDGPWQVGHKTADEYGRLAAETARAMKKIDPSISLVACGSSNRRMPTFASWEATVLEHTYEHVDYISAHTYYDPSDGDRASLLASAVDMDNFITEVVATADHVAAKQRHRRKLKISFDEWNVWYEARLQADLDRRGWVEAPALIEDDFTAVDAVVVGDLLITLLRHADRVGVAAQAQLANVIGPIRTRNGGPAWRQSIFHPFALTARYARGTVLRTEPVSPRYETKKYGDVPVLDTVAVHDEETGELTVFAVNRGETDLELRLDLRGLPGLSASSHLSLAAGDDPTAINTAADPDKVTPRELNTPTLDAGRGSVRLPAVSWNVLRFGNRP; this is translated from the coding sequence GTGCGGACCGCACAGCTGACGATCGATCCGGCCTTCGCGATCGGACCGGCCGACCGGCGACTCTTCGGCTCCTTCGTCGAGCACATGGGCCGCTGCGTCTACGGAGGGATCTACGAGCCCGGCCACCCCGAGGCGGACGCCCTCGGCCTCCGGCGTGACGTGCTGGAGCTGACCCGCGAGCTGGGGGTGTCGGTGGTCCGCTACCCCGGCGGCAACTTCGTCTCCGGCTACCGCTGGGAGGACGGCGTGGGCCCGGTCGGCGACCGGCCGCGCCGGCTCGACCTGGCCTGGAAGACGATCGAGACCAACGCGTTCGGCCTGCACGAGTTCATGACCTGGGCCGCCGAGGCCGACGTCGAGCCGATGATGGCGGTCAACCTGGGCACCCGTGGCGTGCAGGAGGCGCTCGACCTGCTGGAGTACGCCAACCACCCGGGCGGCACGCACCTGTCCGACCTGCGCCGCAAGAACGGCGCCGAGGACCCCTTCGGGGTGCGGCTCTGGTGCCTCGGCAACGAGCTGGACGGCCCGTGGCAGGTCGGCCACAAGACCGCCGACGAGTACGGCCGGCTGGCCGCCGAGACGGCCCGGGCGATGAAGAAGATCGACCCGTCGATCAGCCTCGTCGCCTGCGGCAGCTCGAACCGGCGGATGCCCACCTTCGCCTCCTGGGAGGCGACCGTCCTCGAGCACACCTACGAGCACGTCGACTACATCTCGGCGCACACCTACTACGACCCGTCCGACGGCGACCGGGCCAGCCTGCTCGCCTCCGCCGTCGACATGGACAACTTCATCACCGAGGTGGTCGCCACCGCGGACCACGTGGCCGCGAAGCAGCGGCACCGGCGCAAGCTCAAGATCTCCTTCGACGAGTGGAACGTCTGGTACGAGGCCCGGCTGCAGGCCGACCTGGACCGGCGCGGCTGGGTCGAGGCGCCGGCCCTGATCGAGGACGACTTCACCGCGGTCGACGCGGTGGTGGTCGGCGACCTGCTGATCACCCTGCTCCGGCACGCCGACCGGGTCGGGGTGGCCGCGCAGGCTCAGCTGGCGAACGTGATCGGCCCGATCCGGACCCGCAACGGCGGGCCGGCGTGGCGGCAGAGCATCTTCCACCCGTTCGCGCTGACCGCCCGGTACGCCCGCGGCACCGTCCTGCGCACCGAGCCGGTCTCGCCCCGCTACGAGACGAAGAAGTACGGCGACGTGCCGGTGCTGGACACCGTGGCCGTGCACGACGAGGAGACCGGCGAGCTGACGGTGTTCGCGGTCAACCGGGGTGAGACGGACCTGGAGCTGCGGCTCGACCTGCGCGGCCTGCCGGGCCTGTCCGCCTCGTCACACCTGAGCCTCGCCGCCGGGGACGACCCGACGGCGATCAACACCGCGGCCGATCCGGACAAGGTGACGCCCCGGGAACTGAACACCCCCACCCTCGACGCCGGCCGGGGCTCGGTACGCCTGCCGGCCGTCTCCTGGAACGTGCTGCGCTTCGGAAACCGGCCCTGA
- a CDS encoding LacI family DNA-binding transcriptional regulator — MRHRLKDVAERAGVSVKTVSNVVNGYVHVRPDTRARVEEAIAELNYRPNLSARNLRKGRTGVIALAVPELDIPYFAELARHVVSAAAELGWTVLIDQTGGGREQERVVASGITDHLIDGLIFSPLALTADELANLDGTPMVLLGERVDHGPADHVVIDNVAAAREITTHLVGLGRRRIAAIGSQRTPEGASARLRLAGYAAALDEAGIGFDETLVAPAPAWHRADGAAAMRTLLTSGVRPDAVFCFNDTLALGALRALHEAGLRVPEDVAVAGFDDIEDGRFSVPTLTTIAPDKERIARLAVELLANRLDGDRAAPARELSAPYRLAPRESTNGH; from the coding sequence GTGCGGCACAGGCTCAAGGACGTCGCCGAACGCGCCGGCGTGTCGGTGAAGACCGTCTCCAACGTGGTGAACGGCTACGTGCACGTCCGGCCCGACACCCGCGCCCGGGTCGAGGAGGCGATCGCCGAGCTCAACTACCGGCCCAACCTCTCCGCGCGCAACCTCCGCAAGGGGCGTACCGGCGTGATCGCCCTGGCCGTCCCGGAGCTGGACATCCCGTACTTCGCCGAGCTGGCCCGGCACGTGGTCAGCGCCGCCGCCGAGCTGGGCTGGACGGTGCTGATCGACCAGACCGGTGGCGGCCGGGAGCAGGAGCGGGTGGTCGCCTCCGGGATCACCGACCACCTGATCGACGGGTTGATCTTCAGCCCGCTGGCGCTCACCGCGGACGAGCTGGCGAACCTCGACGGCACCCCCATGGTGCTGCTCGGTGAGCGGGTCGACCACGGCCCCGCCGACCACGTCGTGATCGACAACGTGGCCGCCGCCCGAGAGATCACCACCCACCTCGTCGGCCTCGGCCGCCGTCGGATCGCCGCCATCGGCTCGCAGCGGACCCCGGAGGGCGCGAGCGCCCGGCTGCGGCTCGCCGGCTACGCCGCCGCGCTCGACGAGGCCGGCATCGGCTTCGACGAAACCCTGGTCGCGCCCGCGCCGGCCTGGCACCGCGCGGACGGCGCGGCCGCCATGCGCACCCTGCTCACCTCGGGCGTACGCCCCGACGCCGTCTTCTGCTTCAACGACACCCTCGCCCTCGGCGCCCTACGCGCACTGCACGAGGCGGGCCTGCGGGTCCCGGAGGACGTCGCGGTGGCCGGCTTCGACGACATCGAGGACGGGCGCTTCTCCGTGCCGACGCTGACCACGATCGCCCCGGACAAGGAGCGGATCGCCCGCCTCGCGGTCGAGCTGCTGGCCAACCGCCTCGACGGCGACCGCGCCGCCCCCGCACGCGAACTCTCCGCCCCCTACCGCCTGGCCCCCCGCGAATCCACCAACGGCCACTAA